One stretch of Mobula birostris isolate sMobBir1 chromosome 5, sMobBir1.hap1, whole genome shotgun sequence DNA includes these proteins:
- the LOC140198077 gene encoding uncharacterized protein produces the protein MESHWEWTALDERQGSQRGRPSVSQSNCPVAAMSRHFLTGKKPYKCELCSWTFAQPSDLGAHLRMHTGERPFRCEVCGKSFSHSSSLVKHRHVHTGERLFQCKVCEQAFAQATALLQHWRLHTGEKPFQCKTCRSTFTKQSQLVLHRRSHAGGRGFRCKVCGKAFMTPARLAEHKCVPKDGRLFRCETCGKDFCSAAYLVVHQRLHTGERPFRCEVCSKAFGSLSYLRIHRRSHAQVKPFHCDVCGKVFCNVSYLRIHQRSHTGERPFRCETCDRDFCSASYLVIHRRIHTGERPFHCEACDKAFLSSSYFLKHQCVPTGDKPLKCEFCNRGFTQLAHLLKHQRTHTGDRRFQCDFCQHCFTYSSSLEIHRHTHSAEKPPILPSSKPKST, from the coding sequence ATGGAGAGTCACTGGGAATGGACTGCACTTGACGAACGCCAGGGCTCCCAGCGAGGACGCCCCTCGGTTTCCCAGAGCAATTGCCCAGTGGCTGCGATGTCACGCCATTTCCTGACGGGGAAGAAGCCATACAAGTGTGAGCTGTGCAGCTGGACCTTTGCCCAGCCCTCCGACCTGGGTGCCCACCTGCGGATGCACACGGGTGAGAGGCCGTTCCGGTGTGAAGTGTGCGGCAAGAGCTTCAGCCATTCCTCCAGCCTGGTGAAGCACCGTCATGTCCACACTGGCGAGCGGCTCTTCCAGTGCAAGGTGTGTGAGCAGGCGTTCGCGCAGGCCACCGCCCTCCTGCAGCACTGGCGCCTGCACACGGGCGAGAAGCCCTTCCAATGCAAGACGTGCCGCAGCACCTTCACCAAGCAGTCGCAACTGGTGCTGCACCGGCGCAGTCACGCCGGCGGCCGGGGCTTCAGGTGCAAGGTGTGTGGCAAGGCATTCATGACGCCAGCCCGGCTGGCTGAGCACAAGTGCGTCCCCAAGGACGGGCGGCTTTTCCGCTGCGAGACGTGCGGCAAGGACTTCTGCAGCGCTGCCTACCTGGTGGTGCACCAGCGCCTCCATACCGGCGAGAGGCCCTTCCGCTGCGAGGTCTGCAGCAAAGCCTTCGGCAGCCTCTCCTACCTACGCATCCACCGACGCAGCCACGcccaggtaaagcccttccactGCGACGTCTGCGGCAAGGTGTTCTGCAACGTCTCCTACCTCCGCATCCACCAGCGCAGCCACACGGGCGAGAGGCCCTTCCGCTGTGAGACCTGTGACCGGGACTTCTGCAGTGCATCCTACTTGGTGATCCACCGGCGCAtccacacaggggagaggccgttccaCTGCGAGGCCTGTGATAAGGCCTTCCTCAGCTCGTCCTACTTCCTCAAGCACCAGTGCGTCCCGACGGGGGACAAGCCCCTGAAGTGTGAGTTCTGCAACAGGGGCTTCACGCAGCTGGCACACCTCCTCAAGCACCAGCGCACCCACACTGGCGACAGGCGCTTCCAGTGCGACTTCTGCCAGCACTGCTTCACCTATTCCTCCTCCCTGGAGATACACAGGCACACCCACTCCGCAGAGaaacctcccatcctcccttcaaGCAAGCCAAAGAGTACCTGA